The genomic window GTACAAGGACAGCCTCATACAATGTCCAAGGCCATGGGCACTGAGTGCTTTCCAGAGGTGCCTGTGtgggtctatgtgtgtgtgtgtgggtgtacacaGTACATTGCTGGTGGTCATGCGCATATGACTGCTAACAATAAGGCCAGTGTCTCTCAGGTCAGTGTTGTGCTTGGTACGAACAGTCTGATGTGTGACTTTAAAAAGCACACACGAGTTTTGCAACACAAAAAACCTTAGAAACCTAAAACGTAACCTTCTGCTTCTCTTGTAGCACTTTTGAGGTTGGGAGTAAAGAAAAAACACTTTCCGGACATTTGTGCAGCAGTATCTTTTGACGAGACCTGGCCGAGAGGCTGAGGGTCTTGCTGTGTGTTCCAGTCTGTCAGGAAGAGGCCGACCCTGCTGACCCTGTGGGTACAGGGACGGGATGTGGGGTGTACAGCTCTGCCACCATGACGACACACTGGCACTGACAAGGGGTGGAGTCGTGCCAGGATGCAACCCTGCTGAGCTACGTCACCCCTCTCTAGCATGGCACAACCAAGACCCGGCCAAGACCCAATCTGGCAGGCTTCTTCACTTACAGAGGGCTGAGATTGACATAAGGGCATGAACATAGCACATTTACAACATCACGTCAATAGAGATTAGGGAAGACATGCAATGGCAACTTTTACAGTATCTTGGTGTTATTCTATTACATCTTACAGGTTACTTTTTTCAACATATTTGTTGAAAAAAGCAATAGAAGTCCTAACTGCAATAGGACTGAATGTAAGAACGTTCTGTAAGAAAACTAACAGTATATTTCCGTTGATCAGTGCCTTTTTACTCATATTTCGACAGAACTACTATATTAATCGCAAGAACTAATCTTAGCTATTGTAACACCAAACCCATTGATCTTCGATAGTGAATAGTAAATGACAGTCCAACAAAAAATCATTAAATCAAGCTTGAACAAGTGACTCAGCAGAATATGCCCAGAATAACTAAAAAGAGTCTTAGGACACCATGCCCAGAATATCTCATAGGAAATAAGATACGTTCCAAATGATCATTTGATACATGTACCGTGCTAGTAAAATCAATGATAATTCTATACCACACACAGCTCTCATCTACAGATCACAACTGGACCGGCACACATACCGTTTTGATACATGGTGATTGAAAGCGAATCAATCCCAGCGTACGGAGCCTGGGTTCTTCTGACTCTGCTTCTGACTGTGTCAGCCATGTAGCTAGGCCACGGATGATTTCTGATCGATACTCACTCCTCCCTCAGGGCTCTGCTcgactgggtctctctctcccgtctgacagtctctctgacttgtaGAGACAGTTAAAAGGCTACACTAAGGCACAACTTCTCCCCGTGTCACCTCCACCGAGGGTGGGTGCTGATTTAGAAACACTCGGAGGAGTTTCAGTCATACGCCTATTATGATTGAAGGCTGGATAATGTCCTATACAATACTGGCCCTTTTCAGACTTCAGAAGAGAGCAACCGAGAGTAGAGACACAGGGACCGAGGGACTATTAAACGTTGTAATCCGGAGATTAAAGCTGTATCCCTGACAACCCCTCTTGTGTTTGTTGAGTGTCTCTGGGCTGATCCTCACCTCCTACACCTGCAGGGCTAAAGCAGCCTGTCTTAGTGtaataggaggagaggagggactgAGCCGCGTGCTctgcctccatccatccctcctgcgatccctccctccatcgctgAAAGTGTGACTTCAGCAGGACTCCTAACTGCGTGGCTTGTGGCTGGAAAAGCCGTTTTTTACAGGCCTCCTAAGAGGATCATTTTAAAAATCCACTCCGATCTGCTGGCTTCTTTACAACTTGTCAGCCACTGCGGCTGCTGCCTGCTCACAAGGCTTACACCACTGGTACAGTATTAAGCAGGCAGGGATAAACTCggaataaaaaacaaacaaaaaactcaTCTAACGATTGTCTGAACACCCTGTTTGGCAGAGTGCAGAGGTCCCTATGGTTCAAGCACTGACAGCTGTCTGtcaaaacaagagagagagagagagggttactgAGAAGAGATCCAAGGTGAGTATATAATGAATGGGAGAACACAGCATCTCTACAGTCTTGAGTCCAGATAGAACGTGTGACTTTTGTGGCATTAAAAAGTCAAGCCGTGGTGCATATTCATCCCTGTGGCTATAGAAAAAACGACACTACCTATGTCCCTCGAGCAGTGAAACAACCCTCATCATTCTCATGGGTTTATTACACATTACGCAAAATGAAAGATAAAGCAATTCCCTCGGATATTCGGCGTTTGAATATCTCAAATTGGATCTTCACAATAGAAGGGAAAAAGACAATTAGATGAAGCAATCGACGGCTCACTGAGCATGGTCTGATCTTCTTGTTAGGAAAAAGGATGTGTGATAACATTTAACAAAAGCTAGGTAGCAGCCGGTTAGGCCTTGCCTTGGGAGGTTTCTCAAGCACAAGTGCCATTGGAAGTGTAAACATAGAGAAGAGTTAATCTGCAAGGCTGCGAGGCCAGATCCCTCTGTTAGATAACAGCAGGACACTTCCCAAGGCCTCATAAGGCTAATATTACTAACACCGTGGTACGCCTTGACTGTAGCTGAGAGTGGAGATACCTAATGACCCCTGCTTCCACCTTTTTTCATGCACACAGGAAGTGCAGGGTGGACATTTTGTCTGAATCCTAAAGAAATTGTGTTCATGGCTGGTTTTTGGGTTGAGCTGTCTGGTCACATCATTGGTTGCGGTGTAGATTATTTTCAAAATTGGCCCGATTTTGCAGAGAATTCTTCTGTTAAATATTGTTGTTAGCAGGGTATACTTTCATAGAGTCTTTAAGGGAGTTGAGAAACAGAAAGCAATCAGGATGTGGTTCATTTCTTCAAAACCAAAAAACAACTCAAACAATTCTACACAACGAACAGCAAAAAGGTGCAGTACGTGGACCCTTGCTGAAATCGATTGGAAGGTTATTAGACTGTAAAATGCAACCTAAACAATAAACCCTTTCTCTGAAACTTAACATCGACAGCAACTCACCGCAGTAAAATACAAACACATATAAGGGCGACCAATATCTGCAGAGCACCTTGTGATACCTAGTTTAATAGCGCCCACATAACtcgggcatgtgtgtgagcgtgtctgtATCTACGGCATGTGATTACACGAAGgtttgtgcatgagtgtgtgtgcctgctgttCAAACATGAACCTACAGCTGacctgctttctctctcagaaggcATAAAGTGAACTGCCGCTTGTCCCAACGCAGTCATTTGCTGCCACGTGAGGAGGTCTGAGCCCTGGGCTGACCCCTCTGGTGAACATCTGCCAGACCGGTGGCTCTCACATCTCACAAACACTCGTCTGTCAAGTGAACTCATTCGAGACAGACTATTTTCAGACTTTTGGTCTAGGCGGTGTCAATTAAGGCCATCATATTATTCGACAGTACAAATACAGGCGCTATAGAGCAATGCTCGTGAGATATCCCTCCGACATGACTCGTTGTACGCTGTCACGATGGCTGAATTGAACTCAGCGATGTCATGGTGGTGGTGTTAAACAATAGCAAACGCCCTGAAGTTGTTGTGTCCTTTGGAATCGTGACAGAGCGTGGCACATGCAGGCATCGACACTGTAGGGAATTCTAATGGATGTGGCAGAGAACTCCTTACATGCGTGAGATTTCGAACACAGAGCATAACAATACCCACTCCTCTGTCCAAGTCCTCTCCTCTATTTCTGAGCCTCCAACTGCCTGAGTGCTGGTGGACTGCCAAAGTCCAGGCTCTCTGTGCTAGGCTGATAGATGGCTAGTCTCCACCTTCTGTCATGCTCACATAGCAGAACAGAATATTATACTTGCATCAAACGTTGAACTCTAATTCTATCTCAGTTCTATTATGTGTTACACCTGGTGGATATACCTGCTTCAGAGATGGTAATACCTACAGTATGTGTAAGCATGACAGATCAGAAAACCATTTCATCTCCATGTACAGTGTGGTGGAATTTTAGGACTTATAGGAATATCGTtacaatgtatgtgttttataaGCAGTGATCTATAAGTTTCTTTGTTATAGACAGTGAATGTACGATGCATGCTCTGTAGAATGGATgtagcagttggtcttaaggtatttatggtgttgttttatgatgcCTAACTAAGATTGAACCTGCATCTtttgactattcagatctacacagtgccacttgaattcttccattacatacagtacactaCCTAACCCACCAGTGTCCTACATAAAAACTGTCTTTATCAAGGTGAACTAAAACAAGCCGCCGAAATTGACGAACAAGTCTACTTTGTGGACTTGTGGTTTGTTGCCAGGTAACATTTATGCTGCCTACCTATATGAGCTCCCGGATGTCACTTCCTCTTTTATCTGCTGGTTGAGGGCATCGACTgccgccctctctctgccctctgccGCGAAATCTCCGTGTTGTCCCTCCACTTTGATAACCACTTTCTTTTCGACAGCATTCTCCACTTTCTTAGTTGccttctttttcctctccccATGCACAATGTCTTTCTCTTGCACCTTGTCAGCAATTTCACTTTTCTCTACACCACTATCCACTTCTGCCTGCACGTGAGAGTGTTTCGATCTATCTGGTGCTCCAACAGAAGGACTGGGTTTGGGAATCCATGGATGGTCACCGCGTTTCTGGATGGGCCATGGCTTGTAATCTTTCTGATATTGTGTCTCGGTGTTAAAAGGGGTCTCGGGGCCGTGGTATTCATTTTTAGGTTTACAGCTAGGCTCAGGGCGAACTCTCCAGTGCTTATAGTCTTGGCGCATGACAGAGCTACATGCGCGCTCCTCGGGCGCAGTAGAACCCGTGGCCGGCTGGGCACGGGTAGGTTGCGTTTCTATGGCGACCGCGCTCGCCCGAGCCTGGGGATGCATCTGTTTCTTATGGTATGGCTGCAGTTGAAGATGCTGCATCTCCGAGACATCCGTGTATTTGGTAAAAACCAATGGCACCGCAATGTCAGCTTTGTCCAGCTGATTCCAAAAGCGGGCCATACAGCACGCCCTGGTGATGCAGGGCCACGCCATGACAGCGGCTCGATCTCAGGTCTAACGCGCGATGCAGCTGTTCCGTACCCCAGAAATCCCGATGGGAGAACGTCTATGATAGTACTCTGGTCTCACCGCGAACCAGGATCCTCATATGAGGGAAATGTCCGTGCAGCTGAGAATTATCGAATGTGAATCGAAAGCAGTAAATCAATCCATGTTATACACTTAAAAAATAACCGCGTTCGGTCTACAGTTAATTGGGATTACGCCCTTTAAAAACGATCTTCCTTCGGATGTCTTGCCTTTTGCCTTTCACTCTGGTACGTCCGTTCTGTCCCGTCATGCATATTTACACTACGATAGGGTACTGCAAGGAAAAACGGCCCCGCCCGTTCGTTCAGCATCCACAAGAGGATGCTGAGAATTGGTCCAGAGAAACATCACCTGGCCTCCCCCATCATCACGCAGCGTCTGCAGTGGGAGGGGCGTTTCGACGCTCCACGTCTCTATTCAGTCGCAGTTTTTCCTCATTATTTCAAAGGAAGGATGAGGTTCCTATGTAGGCCCACTGCATCATGTACTGCAAAGTTTCTATTCGTTTAGCATTGAAACGGAAACGTTGCAAACAATAATAAGGGTTTGTGTGCCATGTGAGCGAAATTGTATACATATTACATGTGTATTATTTTTATGTACATGTCAATTTCACATTCGTTTGAAGAATAATAAGTCATTCATAATTGTGCAGGATGTTGCCAACCGCAGGAGGTGGCCTTTGTGATTAGGCCCAAAGGTCTTGTTAAAAATTGACAGATGGCCTTAATTATATAGCTGGTCAGATAAATAATGCCAACTCATTTCAACGTATTTTAGTCCAGTGTGTCCTTTTGCATTTAGTCCTTACGTAAAGAAAAATAAGAAACAGTAATATGCTTAAAATGAAGAGCTCTAACAAAAAACATGGTGTGAACAACATAAACCAAATTAAGTGTAACTCTCTACTATGTcaattttaaatatattttgccGGTTTGGACACTGGACATTCATTTGATGTTATACCTGgacaaaaaacattttctctctcttatttgATATTCATTTGATATTATATCTGGTCAAAAGTCAAAATggcagccttctggacactggtcATAGATTTGATGTTACATCTTGACAAAATGGCAGCCTTATGGACACGGGCCATTAATTTGATGTTACATatagacaaaatgtcagccttagTTATACCTGGTCAAGAAAAGTCAATACTTCTTGCATTTCTTATGATTTGTATTGTGATCAATATTGTAAGCCTGCATTGGACAGTTttaccagggagtcaggtgtccgagcggtaagggaatcgggctagtaatccgaaggttgccagttcgattcccggtcatgcaaactgacgttctgtccttgggcaaggcatttcaccctacttgcctcgggggaatgtccctgtacttactgtaagtcgctctggataagagcgtctgctaaatgactaaatgtaaatgtaccattCACGTGAGTCACTCAGTGCACTCACGCAAACAAACTTTCAATCTGGAAGGTGCCCGTGGCTCCGTTTGTTATGATGTACCATCAGTAATACAAAGGTTAGTTGTTCAAATCCCTATAAACGCCGATTATTTAAGATTCCTTTGTTCGCAGTTAACAAGTACGTTGGGCGGTATCATAGGTACTGGTGACTGTATTTTTAAACAGATGTGAGACAGCCAGTCAAAATCAATAGCAGACTGACTGTACAGGACTATCTACAGTAAAGTCAACACAAAAATGACTTGGACATTACCCATTTAGTTCAAATATTCCTAAATGAATATTAGCTGTTCATATTTCATGttaaagtaaaggttgtggcaGCTGCAGAGAGGTTAAAAGTCAGATGCAATAGAGCTTGAGTTattaaagcttttttttttgttgtgtgttgttGATGATTGATTTTTGATTGATGATAATGGTGATGGCTGTAGAGTGTGAGAAAGCCAGACTTTGGACCCACTTTGCTCAATCCTTCCTGGGTGTCAGTTCCCGTCGTTGGCTGCCTGTCACAGTGGTCggttctcctgctctctctttctctaccatgAAGATCGAATTTGCCCCAAAAGATGTGCCCCTTAACCGGAGACTGCAGACAGCTTCTGTGGCGCAATGGGTCTTCTCCTTCATCTTTCTGGGTAAGTATCTTGGTGTGTAtattggagctgtgtgtgtgtgtgtgtgtgtgtgtgtgtgtgtgtgtgtaccagacgGCCTTTGCGTCTGAGAGCGTGCAGCAGTTGTAGTGTCCTTAGCCCCCCAGCCTTACTGTACCAAATAGAGAAGCCAGATTTCATGTCAGTCCTGTTTGCTCAAGGAGTTGCTCATTTTGGGAGGAGATATGTGTGTTTGACCAACTGACCTCTGAACATGTGGAACAAATGTCTTGGGAgtaagtcagatggctgagtggttagggaatcaggctagtaatcagaaggttgctagttcgattccaggctatGCAaaccaaaatgacgttgtgtccttgggcaaggcacttcaccctacttgcctcggggagaatgtccctgtacttactgtaagtcgctctggataagagcgtctgctaaatgactaaatgtaaatgtaagtcataGGGAGCAAGTGTGGTGCATACATCATTAATACTGTTTAGATGAGAGGTAATGTCAAGTATGGTTTACACAGTAGAACATCCATGTATGGACTGCCAGTGCTGGTGATCCAATTTAGCCAATTTATTTAATTGTATTATATTGTGATTTCCTGCAATGAGGTATGAAACAATATATCCTGATTCAAAGACAGTGAAGAGGAAGCATGTAATAGTGAAGGTTAGAGTTTTTTACTGAACATTTGACTTAACAAGGAAAAACTTTTCAGCCAGTAGCTGCAACGAGGGTTCTCGTCTTAAGACTTCCTGGTTGTAGGTCACGTGATCAAGAAATCACACCAGAGTATGTCAACAGGGTCAAGAGATATGAACTGGACTGACGATCCTTCACCTGCAAAGACATATCTGAAAGAATATTCGAAAAAACACAGTATTTCAGAGATAACTTCATTAATCCTATGGAAAATGTACTTAATTAACAGATGGCCAATGATCAACAGACCGACCTTCAATTTACAATATTTCTGATGTTTTTTTAGTTCAGACCTGCATATCTAACAAGTATaaaactatgtgtgtgtgtttgtgtgtgctcatgcTTGCATATGTGATTTACTACAGCCCCACTCTGCATCGTGCTGTTCGTCTTCCTCCTGTTCACACGTTTTTGGATGATCAGTGTGCTCTATGCCGTCTGGTGGTTTATGGACTGGGACACACCATCCCGGGGCGGCCGCAGGGTGCCCTTCGTGTGCGGGTTCCGTATCTGGAACTACATGAGGGACTACTTTCCCATCCAGGTGAGAGTCTGTTTACACTTGAAATGCTTTGAAGTTCTCCGAAAAGGACTGTGATCTAGATGTTTCCATCGAGCGTATGTAGAAAGATAATTGACCTTTGTTTATAGGCAAGAccctatctctacctctctgtcggTAAACTGCTTTCTCATCTAAACTCTAACCCTATTATTTGGACTGGGTTCAGTCCAAATAAAACCCTCTGGGTTTCTGAACTGGCTTCTCGTTGCTTATCTATTTACCCGGCCAGGCAGGAGGAGGCAGACAAGGCCACTGATAACGTCAATTATGGAAGGAGATCTCAAATTGTGTGGAAGTAGAATATGTTGACCACACT from Osmerus eperlanus chromosome 19, fOsmEpe2.1, whole genome shotgun sequence includes these protein-coding regions:
- the map6a gene encoding microtubule-associated protein 6 homolog isoform X2, whose product is MAWPCITRACCMARFWNQLDKADIAVPLVFTKYTDVSEMQHLQLQPYHKKQMHPQARASAVAIETQPTRAQPATGSTAPEERACSSVMRQDYKHWRVRPEPSCKPKNEYHGPETPFNTETQYQKDYKPWPIQKRGDHPWIPKPSPSVGAPDRSKHSHVQAEVDSGVEKSEIADKVQEKDIVHGERKKKATKKVENAVEKKVVIKVEGQHGDFAAEGRERAAVDALNQQIKEEVTSGSSYRNEFKAYKDVKPVKLFRGQSQYLPPHERTDPKTSYSSSFRGEQAAKLPPTDNKVVDRRRIRSLYSEPYLDHTKADRSTVPRSKPKKAATPSATQGKPLKKARDKQSVALRGTKTKTSENQADSKAAVGDKEKSKEMNNKLAEAKEEPTDEVLRPGDHHSYGAAGGEPPEPLVERPEPRRSGGVVHFAPDVKSSD
- the map6a gene encoding microtubule-associated protein 6 homolog isoform X1 produces the protein MAWPCITRACCMARFWNQLDKADIAVPLVFTKYTDVSEMQHLQLQPYHKKQMHPQARASAVAIETQPTRAQPATGSTAPEERACSSVMRQDYKHWRVRPEPSCKPKNEYHGPETPFNTETQYQKDYKPWPIQKRGDHPWIPKPSPSVGAPDRSKHSHVQAEVDSGVEKSEIADKVQEKDIVHGERKKKATKKVENAVEKKVVIKVEGQHGDFAAEGRERAAVDALNQQIKEEVTSGSSYRNEFKAYKDVKPVKLFRGQSQYLPPHERTDPKTSYSSSFRGEQAAKLPPTDNKVVDRRRIRSLYSEPYLDHTKADRSTVPRSKPKKAATPSATQGKPLKKARDKQSVALRGTKTKTSENQADSKAAVGDKEKSKEMNNKLAEAKEVVVKQYHYIQLCQPIRDTGWVQTLKQHLWGCALPNSREPTDEVLRPGDHHSYGAAGGEPPEPLVERPEPRRSGGVVHFAPDVKSSD